A region of the Stutzerimonas stutzeri genome:
GGGCACTCGAAGCCATCGTCCAGGGTGCAGCGCAGGTCTCGCAGTTGGTGGACGAGATTGCTTCCGCTTCGAGCCAGCAAGCGTCGGGGATCGAGCAGGTCAGCCTGGCTATCAGCCAGATCGATGAGGTCGTCCATCACAACAGCACGAACTCCGAGCAGTCCACGCGAGCTGCGCAGGAACTGACGCAGCAGGCACAGCAGATGATCGTGCAGGTTGGCCGCTTCAAGGTCAGACATTCCCGCTAAAGGTCTGAGGCGGCGCTGGCTCCAGCGCCGCCACGATCCTCTGAGGTTTCTACGACCTTGGTACACAGCGACCGCTACTTTCTGCATATTCCCCCACCCCGCCATGGTTCCTATGCTGCTTACAACGCCACAGGAGCTGCCCATGCGCCATGTATTACGACGAGCCGGTTTCCTGATCGCCCTTGCCTGCGGTACGCCGTTCGCTGCAGCTACAACTAGCGCTGAATTGTCGATACGCATTGGTTATCTCGACTACCGCCCAGATACGGGGCCTGTGCTCTCCAACGTCATTCCCGAGCCTGAAGATGCGGGCCTGCGCGGTGCCGAGCTGGCGATTGCCGACAGCAACAGCACCGGGCGCTTTCTCAAACACAGCTACACGCTCGAAACCGCCACCAGCGAAACATCGGACGAACTGCTGGAGCTGGCTGCCAAGCAATACGCCGATGGCTTGCGCCTGTTCGTGGTCAGCGCACCGGCTGCCACGCTCCGACAGCTCGCCACCGCCATGCCGGATAGCCTGCTGATCAATGCCGGCAGTGCCGACGACGCGCTGCGCAGCCAAAACTGCATGGCGAACGTCCTACACACCCTGCCCAGCCGCAGCATGCTTGCCGATGCGCTTGGCCAATTTCTCGCGGTGCGTCGCTGGAACCGGTGGATGCTGATCGTCGGTCCCACTGAAGATGACCAGGCCTATGCCGACGCATTGCGCCGTGCAGCCAAGCGCTTCGGCCACCGCATCGTGGTGGAAAAGCCCTGGAGTTTCGATAACGACCAGCGCCGCAGCGCCCAGGCCGAGATGCCGCTGTTCACCCAAGGCGCCGAATATGACGTGGTGCTGGTAGCCGATGAGCGTGGTGACTTCGGCGAATACGTGCCCTATCACACCTGGCTGCCACGCCCGGTCGCAGGCACTCAGGGCCTGACCGCCACCGGCTGGCACAAAACGGTGGAAACCTACGGCGCCGCCCAGCTGCAGAAACGCTTCGAGACACACGCCCAGCGCTGGATGAACGATCGCGATTTCGCCGCGTGGATGGGCGTGCGCAGCTTCGCCGCAGCAATCACCCGCCTGCGCAGCACCGATGCTGTGCAGATCCGCCAGCTGGCGCTCAGCGGTGACCTCCCATTGGACGGTTTCAAGGGGCGCAAGCTGAGCTTTCGCTCGTGGAACGGCCAGTTACGCCAGCCAATTCCTCTAATACATCCACGCGCGCTGGTTTCAAACTCGCCGCAGGATGGCTTTCTGCATCCCACGAGCGAGCTGGACACTCTGGGCTTTGACGCGCCGGAAAGCAGTTGCCGACTGAGCGGGGCCAGTTCGTGAACTACCTTTCGGCCGCCAGTTTGGTGGGCTTGGCAGCCTTCTCGAGCACATTCGCCCACGGCGATGAGCTCGGCTATGAGGCCTATGTCGACAGCCCAAAGCGCATCAAATGCCTGTACGGCTACGTGACAGCGAAGACCGGCAACTTCGAGGCGGCCAAAGCAATTTTCGAGGACTGCGTAGCACGCTGGAACGACGTCTACTCGCTGATATCACTGGCGCAGATGTACGAGAGCGGCAGCGGCGTGGAGCGCGACTTGAGCAAATCCGCCGCACTGCTCAAGCAGGGCGCGGAACAGCCGGATGACATCAGCTACGTCAGCCTGGCGCGCTACCACTGGGGGGTCGTATTGGCGGAAGGCCGTGGCGTCACAGCTGACCAC
Encoded here:
- a CDS encoding ABC transporter substrate-binding protein, translated to MRHVLRRAGFLIALACGTPFAAATTSAELSIRIGYLDYRPDTGPVLSNVIPEPEDAGLRGAELAIADSNSTGRFLKHSYTLETATSETSDELLELAAKQYADGLRLFVVSAPAATLRQLATAMPDSLLINAGSADDALRSQNCMANVLHTLPSRSMLADALGQFLAVRRWNRWMLIVGPTEDDQAYADALRRAAKRFGHRIVVEKPWSFDNDQRRSAQAEMPLFTQGAEYDVVLVADERGDFGEYVPYHTWLPRPVAGTQGLTATGWHKTVETYGAAQLQKRFETHAQRWMNDRDFAAWMGVRSFAAAITRLRSTDAVQIRQLALSGDLPLDGFKGRKLSFRSWNGQLRQPIPLIHPRALVSNSPQDGFLHPTSELDTLGFDAPESSCRLSGASS
- a CDS encoding tetratricopeptide repeat protein yields the protein MVGLAAFSSTFAHGDELGYEAYVDSPKRIKCLYGYVTAKTGNFEAAKAIFEDCVARWNDVYSLISLAQMYESGSGVERDLSKSAALLKQGAEQPDDISYVSLARYHWGVVLAEGRGVTADHTAARLWLQRAAAGGQEEADEYLLQLDERRTAAPTIK